In the Lysinibacillus sp. PLM2 genome, one interval contains:
- a CDS encoding glucarate dehydratase produces the protein MHVTQSKTAVPIIKNMTVYPVAGYDSMLLNLSGAHSPFFTRNIVIIEDSNGNVGVGEVPGGSEITQTLEEAKELIVNQKLGSYKSILTSIRNKFSFKDASGRGLQTFDLRTTIHVVTAVEAALLDLLGKHLNVPVCDLLGEGKQRESVKMLGYLFYVGDRNKTDLPYLTGEGAEDDWTYLRHQEALTPEAIVKLAEAAYERYGFEDFKLKGGVLHPEEEMDAIEALAKRFPKARITLDPNGGWTLEQAIGAMLKRGHLLAYAEDPCGAEGGYSSREIMAEFKRRTGVKTATNMVATDWRQFGHAHSLQSVDIPLADPHFWTMEGSVKVAQLCHEWGYTWGSHSNNHFDISLAMFTHVAAAAPGEITALDTHWIWQDGQQLTKNPFQIVNGEVQVPTAPGLGVEIDLEKVKMANQLYVENNLGARDDSIAMQYLIPNWKFDNKMPCLVR, from the coding sequence ATGCATGTTACTCAGTCAAAGACAGCAGTTCCCATAATTAAGAACATGACTGTCTATCCTGTAGCAGGTTACGATAGTATGTTATTAAACTTAAGTGGTGCTCATAGTCCATTTTTTACTCGCAACATTGTCATTATTGAAGATAGCAACGGAAATGTAGGAGTAGGAGAGGTTCCTGGGGGAAGTGAAATTACTCAAACATTAGAAGAAGCAAAAGAACTTATAGTAAATCAAAAGCTAGGAAGCTATAAATCAATCTTAACATCAATACGAAATAAATTTTCCTTCAAAGATGCAAGTGGTCGTGGACTTCAAACCTTTGATCTAAGAACGACGATCCACGTTGTAACAGCGGTTGAGGCAGCATTACTTGATCTGTTAGGGAAGCATTTAAATGTACCCGTATGTGATTTATTAGGTGAAGGTAAGCAGCGTGAAAGTGTAAAAATGCTCGGCTATTTGTTTTATGTAGGAGATCGAAATAAAACGGATTTGCCTTATTTAACAGGAGAAGGGGCAGAGGATGATTGGACTTATTTACGTCATCAGGAAGCTCTTACGCCTGAAGCCATTGTAAAACTAGCAGAAGCCGCATATGAACGATATGGATTTGAAGATTTTAAATTAAAAGGCGGCGTCCTTCACCCAGAAGAAGAGATGGATGCAATTGAAGCGTTAGCAAAGCGTTTCCCAAAAGCAAGAATTACACTTGATCCAAATGGTGGGTGGACATTAGAGCAAGCTATTGGAGCAATGTTAAAAAGAGGCCATTTGTTAGCATATGCAGAAGATCCATGCGGTGCTGAAGGGGGCTATTCATCTCGTGAAATTATGGCAGAGTTTAAACGACGTACTGGCGTAAAAACTGCTACAAATATGGTTGCCACAGACTGGCGACAATTTGGTCATGCGCACTCATTGCAATCGGTTGATATACCATTAGCTGATCCACATTTTTGGACTATGGAAGGCTCTGTAAAAGTTGCCCAGCTATGTCATGAATGGGGATATACATGGGGATCACACTCTAATAACCATTTTGACATTTCGCTTGCAATGTTTACTCACGTTGCAGCAGCTGCACCAGGTGAAATTACAGCTCTTGATACACACTGGATTTGGCAAGATGGACAGCAGCTTACAAAGAATCCATTCCAAATTGTTAATGGGGAAGTGCAAGTTCCTACAGCTCCAGGATTGGGTGTAGAAATTGATTTAGAAAAAGTGAAAATGGCAAATCAATTGTATGTCGAAAATAATTTAGGTGCTCGCGATGATAGTATCGCAATGCAATATTTAATACCAAATTGGAAATTTGATAATAAAATGCCTTGCCTTGTTCGATAA
- the ycbG gene encoding putative HTH-type transcriptional regulator YcbG, with product MDNKFLADGINKSTLSQQVLDHVVNLLMSGQLKTGDRLPSEFELMEMLQVSRPVLREALSSLETLEIIKRKPREGTFINDKISSSPFKAMLALSINDIPSVIEARIVLELGLVTMAAEKINDDGLQRLKKTIDLIAANPNTDYGYLDQEFHRIIAESVNNPVVEGMIVALLIAHKKTDSLITHRDPEITIEHHMAIYLALKRRDPAAAYHAMYHHLSFVRSKILSRNKYQTP from the coding sequence ATGGATAATAAATTTTTGGCTGATGGAATAAATAAATCGACACTGTCCCAGCAAGTTCTTGATCATGTAGTTAATTTACTCATGTCTGGTCAGTTAAAAACCGGTGATCGACTGCCTTCTGAATTTGAATTGATGGAAATGCTTCAAGTAAGTAGACCTGTATTAAGAGAAGCGTTAAGCTCTCTTGAAACTTTAGAAATAATCAAAAGAAAGCCGAGAGAAGGTACATTTATTAATGATAAAATTAGCAGCTCGCCTTTTAAAGCAATGCTTGCATTATCAATCAATGACATACCTTCAGTAATTGAGGCAAGAATCGTTTTAGAGTTAGGTCTTGTTACAATGGCAGCAGAAAAAATAAATGATGATGGTCTTCAACGCTTAAAGAAAACGATCGATTTGATTGCTGCAAATCCAAATACAGATTATGGATACCTCGATCAAGAATTTCATCGAATAATCGCTGAATCAGTAAATAATCCCGTCGTTGAAGGAATGATTGTGGCACTATTGATTGCTCATAAAAAGACGGATAGTTTAATTACACACCGTGATCCTGAAATTACTATTGAACATCATATGGCGATTTATTTAGCTTTGAAACGAAGAGATCCAGCAGCTGCATATCATGCCATGTATCATCATTTATCCTTTGTTCGATCAAAAATTTTGTCGAGAAACAAATATCAGACACCATGA
- a CDS encoding lactate dehydrogenase, with translation MGKLLIQQESLKKLCTEILAKRLDRSEAEIIADSFVFADLYGVHSHGVIKLKASLERLNKKLIEDKTAIQVERDTNAVALINANNGWGQVASVHAMDLCIEKSKTFNSSFVGVKNSNHFGIGRYYTMRAAREGMIGFAFTNASNYMVPFGAKTPSIGANALSISVPTKNDFIITLDMSTSNVARGKIAIAERDGKPIPEGWAITIDGKNTTDPVEAMKGYLLPLGPKGSGLAIILDILSGVLTGSNFGANIPSQFEGNEPQKLGHLFGALKIESFMDINKFYDRLEVKIDETITTKPLKGFDRVLMPGQQSYETYQKYSEQGIPVDKAVLDELVLLAKSYEVDTLFIEELVSTIGGES, from the coding sequence ATGGGAAAACTACTTATTCAGCAAGAATCATTAAAAAAACTTTGTACAGAAATTTTAGCAAAACGATTGGATCGTTCTGAGGCAGAAATTATAGCTGATTCATTTGTTTTTGCTGATTTATATGGTGTTCATTCCCACGGTGTAATTAAACTAAAAGCTAGTTTAGAACGTTTGAATAAAAAGCTTATTGAGGATAAAACTGCTATTCAGGTAGAACGCGACACGAATGCGGTTGCTCTTATCAATGCAAATAATGGATGGGGTCAAGTTGCATCTGTTCATGCAATGGATCTTTGTATCGAAAAGAGTAAGACTTTTAATTCAAGCTTTGTCGGTGTGAAAAACTCAAACCACTTTGGAATTGGAAGGTACTATACAATGCGAGCAGCTCGTGAAGGAATGATTGGCTTTGCTTTCACAAATGCTTCAAACTATATGGTTCCCTTCGGAGCAAAAACACCGAGTATAGGAGCTAATGCACTAAGTATAAGTGTACCAACGAAAAATGATTTTATTATTACCCTTGATATGTCGACAAGTAATGTAGCAAGAGGGAAAATTGCAATCGCCGAGCGGGATGGAAAGCCAATTCCAGAGGGATGGGCGATTACAATAGATGGTAAAAATACAACCGATCCAGTAGAAGCGATGAAAGGCTACTTATTACCTCTTGGTCCAAAGGGTTCTGGTTTAGCGATTATCCTGGATATTCTTTCCGGAGTATTAACAGGGTCTAATTTTGGTGCGAATATTCCTTCTCAGTTTGAAGGGAATGAACCACAAAAGCTAGGTCATCTTTTTGGTGCTTTAAAGATTGAGAGTTTCATGGATATAAACAAATTTTATGATCGATTAGAGGTCAAAATTGACGAGACGATTACGACAAAGCCATTAAAAGGATTTGATCGAGTCCTTATGCCAGGGCAACAGTCTTATGAAACCTATCAAAAATATAGTGAGCAAGGAATACCAGTTGATAAGGCCGTTTTGGATGAATTAGTTTTACTGGCGAAGTCCTATGAGGTTGACACATTGTTTATTGAAGAGCTGGTTTCAACTATAGGAGGTGAGTCGTAA
- a CDS encoding sulfolactate dehydrogenase: MDKIIIDKDVLSSLCVDIFSYKVPHEEAEIIVENLIEANLSGVSSHGVTKVFDYLTRQEKELVASSTEITVEQDQMTTFTWNANNGWGQVAGKKAMQECIDRAKTFGVSFGAVNHSNHFGIASFYSKMAALQGMIGFSFTNASNIMVPYGGSTPSLGTNPVCISVPTGTDAVLTLDMSTGVTARGRITLAQKLNQKIPKNWAITIDGNETTDPTEALKGYILPMGAKGSGLAIIVDILTGVLTGANFGKGVPRQYEEDIPQNLGHFFGVIDISKFIDLDEFYENMKGRIDQIVNSEPMEGFNRVMFPGQMEYEKKRDQLQNGIELDKGIYVELLTLAKKYNLNVERYEEVLNSIS; the protein is encoded by the coding sequence ATGGATAAAATCATAATAGATAAGGATGTATTATCTTCTCTTTGTGTTGATATTTTCTCTTATAAAGTACCACATGAAGAAGCGGAAATTATTGTTGAAAACCTAATAGAAGCAAACTTATCTGGTGTTTCCTCCCACGGCGTAACAAAAGTGTTTGATTATTTAACGAGGCAGGAAAAGGAATTAGTTGCATCTTCCACAGAAATTACTGTAGAGCAAGACCAAATGACTACATTTACTTGGAATGCAAATAATGGTTGGGGACAGGTTGCTGGTAAAAAGGCGATGCAAGAGTGTATCGATCGTGCAAAAACATTCGGTGTAAGTTTTGGCGCGGTCAATCATTCAAACCATTTCGGCATTGCTTCATTTTATTCGAAGATGGCGGCACTACAAGGAATGATTGGGTTTTCCTTCACAAATGCTTCGAATATAATGGTTCCTTATGGAGGAAGTACGCCTTCATTAGGTACAAATCCCGTATGTATTAGTGTACCAACAGGAACAGATGCGGTTCTAACACTCGATATGTCAACAGGTGTAACAGCAAGGGGACGTATTACTTTAGCACAAAAACTAAATCAAAAAATCCCTAAAAACTGGGCCATTACGATAGATGGAAATGAAACGACAGACCCAACCGAAGCATTAAAGGGTTATATTTTACCGATGGGAGCAAAAGGTTCTGGATTAGCGATCATCGTAGATATATTAACGGGTGTACTAACAGGTGCAAACTTCGGGAAAGGTGTGCCACGTCAATATGAAGAAGATATCCCGCAAAATTTAGGTCATTTCTTTGGTGTAATCGATATTTCAAAGTTTATCGATTTAGATGAATTTTATGAAAATATGAAAGGCCGCATCGATCAAATTGTCAATTCTGAACCTATGGAAGGCTTTAATCGTGTCATGTTCCCTGGACAGATGGAATATGAAAAAAAGCGCGACCAACTTCAAAACGGAATTGAGTTAGATAAGGGAATTTATGTAGAACTTCTTACATTAGCGAAGAAGTATAACTTAAATGTAGAGCGGTATGAAGAAGTATTAAATAGTATAAGTTAG
- a CDS encoding peptidase gives MTNNEKNRKSSGALYKTIWRWHFYAGLIIAPFLVILAVTGAIYLFQPQIEQQLYQDYYEVTPIGERISADQQIATVKEHYPEAVVTSYRPGEAETRSSEVGIQLDGVSYTVFMDPYTGNEIGQLKDSDRIMDKIEKIHGELMIGTTGDRIVELVTCWAIVLIITGLYLWFPRKNKGMAGVLLPRFNKGQKILRRDLHAVPAFWVTAGMLFLIMTGLPWSGFWGSNFQNIVTNTGVGYPPSVWTGSAPESITKTKEIADVPWAAENLDVPKSTIQDYRVLSIDNLLQIAEREGIDPSYTIYIPQTKEGVYTFSSFPAKAEDEVTMHIDQYSGAVLADYRYDNYHFVGKVIAWGITLHKGTQFGLVNQLIGLLICIGIVLTSISGFYLWLKRKPSKKLGAPSAPSAKTMKGFLLILIILGVLFPLVGLSLIVVWLIDWLLIQRIPAMKQFFNA, from the coding sequence TTGACGAATAACGAAAAAAATCGAAAATCTAGTGGTGCGTTATATAAAACGATTTGGCGATGGCATTTTTATGCAGGTTTAATCATTGCGCCATTTTTAGTAATTTTAGCTGTAACAGGTGCTATTTATTTATTTCAACCACAGATAGAACAACAATTGTACCAAGACTATTATGAAGTTACACCAATAGGAGAGAGAATTTCTGCTGATCAACAAATAGCAACAGTGAAAGAACACTATCCCGAAGCAGTGGTAACAAGTTATCGTCCGGGAGAGGCAGAGACACGTTCAAGTGAAGTAGGGATTCAGTTAGATGGCGTATCATATACAGTTTTTATGGATCCGTATACTGGAAATGAGATTGGACAATTAAAGGATAGTGACCGAATCATGGACAAGATTGAAAAAATCCATGGAGAATTAATGATTGGTACTACAGGTGATCGTATCGTAGAACTCGTTACTTGCTGGGCAATCGTACTAATTATTACTGGTCTCTATTTATGGTTTCCCCGAAAAAACAAGGGAATGGCTGGTGTTTTGCTCCCTCGTTTTAATAAGGGACAAAAAATTTTAAGAAGAGATTTACATGCTGTGCCAGCATTTTGGGTGACAGCAGGGATGTTATTTCTAATTATGACAGGGCTACCATGGTCAGGTTTTTGGGGATCGAACTTCCAAAACATTGTGACAAATACTGGCGTAGGATATCCACCATCTGTCTGGACAGGAAGTGCTCCAGAATCAATTACTAAAACAAAAGAAATTGCTGATGTTCCATGGGCTGCTGAAAATTTAGATGTACCAAAATCGACTATTCAGGATTATAGAGTCTTATCCATTGATAATTTGCTGCAAATTGCAGAAAGAGAAGGTATAGATCCTAGCTATACCATTTACATTCCTCAAACAAAAGAAGGGGTTTATACATTTTCTTCTTTCCCAGCTAAGGCAGAAGATGAAGTAACAATGCACATTGACCAATACTCGGGTGCAGTATTAGCGGATTATCGCTACGATAATTATCATTTTGTTGGGAAAGTGATTGCATGGGGTATTACCTTACATAAGGGGACACAATTTGGACTAGTGAATCAGCTAATAGGATTACTTATTTGTATTGGCATTGTATTAACGTCAATTAGTGGATTCTATTTATGGTTGAAGCGGAAGCCAAGTAAAAAACTGGGTGCACCATCAGCTCCTAGTGCTAAAACAATGAAAGGATTTTTATTGATTTTAATTATATTGGGAGTACTCTTCCCGCTTGTAGGCTTATCACTCATAGTCGTGTGGTTAATTGATTGGCTACTTATCCAACGTATACCTGCTATGAAGCAATTTTTTAATGCCTAA
- the lplJ gene encoding lipoate-protein ligase LplJ has translation MYFIDNKGITDPRINLAIEEYLLKHLDVEKDSYLLFYINQPSIIIGRNQNTIEEINTDYVEENDIIVVRRLSGGGAVYHDLGNLNFSFITKDDGESFHNYKKFTQPVVDALGNLGVQAELSGRNDILAEGRKVSGNAQYATKGRMFSHGTLMFDLDLDAVVSALKVKKDKIESKGIKSVRSRVANILSFLNEKITIEQFRLEILKSIFGGEDKINYYELTEKDWEKIHEISHKRYQTWDWNYGKSPRFNIQKTHRFPSGGIDIRLEVNKGIIEEIKIYGDFFGVGEVTEIEELLTGIPYSREAIAEKLGNIDIAHYFGGITKEDFLKLIY, from the coding sequence ATGTATTTTATAGATAACAAAGGAATTACAGATCCGCGCATAAACTTAGCCATCGAAGAGTATTTATTAAAACATCTTGATGTAGAGAAAGATTCCTATTTACTGTTTTACATCAATCAGCCATCTATTATCATCGGAAGAAATCAAAATACGATTGAAGAAATAAATACTGATTATGTAGAGGAAAACGATATTATCGTCGTTCGTCGTTTATCCGGCGGTGGAGCTGTATATCATGATTTAGGGAATTTAAACTTTAGTTTTATAACAAAGGACGACGGTGAGTCTTTCCACAACTATAAAAAATTCACACAACCAGTAGTAGATGCTTTAGGAAATTTAGGTGTACAAGCTGAACTTTCTGGACGAAATGATATATTAGCCGAAGGGCGTAAAGTATCGGGCAATGCGCAATATGCAACAAAAGGACGCATGTTTAGCCATGGTACATTAATGTTTGACCTAGATTTGGATGCTGTTGTTAGCGCTTTAAAGGTAAAGAAAGACAAAATCGAATCAAAAGGAATAAAATCCGTTCGTTCTCGAGTAGCAAACATTTTATCTTTCCTAAACGAAAAAATTACTATTGAACAATTTAGACTTGAAATTTTAAAATCGATTTTCGGTGGCGAAGATAAAATTAATTATTACGAGTTAACTGAAAAAGATTGGGAAAAAATTCATGAAATTTCTCATAAACGTTATCAAACATGGGATTGGAACTATGGGAAATCGCCACGCTTCAATATTCAAAAAACGCATAGATTCCCTTCAGGTGGAATTGATATCCGCTTAGAAGTGAATAAAGGAATAATCGAAGAAATTAAAATTTATGGAGACTTTTTCGGTGTTGGTGAGGTAACAGAAATTGAGGAATTATTAACAGGTATTCCATATAGTCGTGAGGCAATTGCAGAAAAGTTAGGAAATATTGATATTGCCCATTATTTTGGTGGTATTACGAAGGAAGACTTCTTAAAATTAATTTATTAA
- a CDS encoding K+-dependent Na+/Ca+ exchanger: MCKRMMYLLLLVGFALLIKGADYFVQGASNIATSLRVSPLLIGLTIVAFGTSAPEATVSILAALQGSADVTLGNVVGSNIFNITLIVGVTAFLSPLMVESSIIRKEIPFTMLGSVVLLVLISDVVLDGLSDNILTRSDGLVFLLIFSVFMYYIFEVARNDRSIAATSNIEDNIAPSKTNWGKNILFTIGGLLAIIFGGNLVVTNAVEIAYSFGMSETLVGLTIVAIGTSLPELVTSITAALKKESEIALGNLVGSNIFNILFVVGASAVISPLPVNNDIFTDLLILIVITLALFIFSRSNYRISRVEGIILVAAYIVYLVYIIVRG; encoded by the coding sequence ATGTGTAAACGTATGATGTATCTACTACTGTTGGTTGGATTTGCATTATTAATTAAAGGAGCAGACTATTTTGTTCAAGGAGCATCGAATATTGCTACTTCATTACGGGTTTCACCGCTGTTAATCGGTCTCACAATTGTAGCATTTGGCACAAGCGCACCTGAAGCGACTGTTAGTATTCTTGCGGCATTGCAAGGAAGTGCAGATGTTACTTTAGGAAATGTTGTAGGGAGCAATATTTTTAATATTACTTTAATAGTAGGTGTAACGGCATTTTTAAGCCCTTTAATGGTTGAAAGCTCCATCATTCGTAAAGAAATTCCATTTACTATGTTGGGTAGTGTGGTTCTTTTAGTGTTAATTAGCGATGTTGTGCTAGATGGCTTATCCGATAACATTCTAACCCGTAGTGATGGGCTTGTGTTCTTGTTAATCTTTAGTGTTTTTATGTATTATATTTTTGAAGTAGCGAGAAATGATCGTTCGATTGCCGCTACTTCTAATATAGAAGACAACATAGCGCCATCGAAAACTAACTGGGGCAAAAATATTTTATTCACTATCGGTGGACTTTTAGCAATTATATTTGGCGGTAATTTAGTAGTAACAAATGCTGTTGAAATTGCTTACTCATTTGGAATGAGTGAAACACTTGTAGGTTTAACAATCGTCGCAATCGGAACGTCTCTTCCGGAGCTTGTAACTTCTATCACAGCTGCGCTTAAAAAAGAAAGTGAAATTGCACTTGGAAACCTTGTCGGTAGTAATATCTTTAATATTTTATTCGTTGTTGGGGCATCTGCCGTAATATCCCCACTTCCAGTAAATAACGATATTTTTACAGACTTGTTAATATTAATTGTAATAACGCTAGCACTATTTATTTTTTCAAGATCAAATTATAGAATTTCAAGAGTTGAAGGGATTATCCTTGTAGCAGCCTATATCGTTTATCTAGTGTATATCATAGTAAGAGGATAG
- the yvaQ gene encoding putative sensory transducer protein YvaQ — MALKSLNTRLILVFLLLSIVPLVAATVIILSRTNNEYSKLLEDQQEEMIYTFQAELENVSEELSIITELYAQDETIVSAFESGDREQLIQAVEGIYPRLQKEHQFSVFELGDTSGNVVLRGHNTEKFGDNKSDIPAIQTALNGQSTKGFEFGSSGLSVRAFAPIIVDNQVIGTLQTGLDSQFIQDLSEKLSDVIVSLYDTEGMVVQSSDPAKANKALESNLLSMVQNGEQAFYKNDSIIETILPIYDPTGTQIIASVGIQQDISFFVQSQQKITFITFMIIIITAVLVIIVSYLISRRISTPIKEVSNFMDELAQGNLQQTLKESNRKDEIGSLINATRIMKDNLFHAISSVANAAASIKEKGDLLNETSTEIQVGSEQINSTMQELAAGIESEAQSISDLASNMGSFTETIQHTNQKGKEIQKASLGVLELTNTGTTLMQSSNEQMIKIDTIMQEAVGKMEKLEIQTKEISKLIELIQQIADQTNLLALNAAIEAARAGEHGKGFSVVADEVRKLAEQVSKSVSDIANIVIGIQQESNDVEASLRAGYSEVQQGTIQINSTNDTFIQINASVSIMVDNIYEIISQLSENVSLVQQMDETIEEIAAISEESAASSEETAATANEFSRSIDEVSKNASDLDELANKLTTLVGNFKL; from the coding sequence ATGGCATTAAAGAGTCTTAACACTAGATTGATTTTAGTTTTCCTTCTGTTGTCCATCGTCCCTTTAGTTGCGGCAACGGTTATTATATTATCAAGGACGAATAATGAGTATTCAAAATTACTTGAAGATCAGCAAGAGGAAATGATTTATACATTTCAAGCAGAGTTAGAGAATGTCTCGGAGGAACTTTCAATAATAACAGAGCTTTATGCACAGGATGAAACAATTGTCTCTGCCTTTGAAAGTGGGGATCGAGAGCAGTTAATTCAAGCGGTGGAAGGAATATATCCACGCTTACAAAAGGAACATCAATTTTCTGTATTTGAATTAGGTGATACTTCAGGAAATGTTGTTTTGCGTGGCCATAATACAGAGAAGTTTGGCGATAACAAAAGTGATATACCAGCCATTCAAACGGCATTAAATGGACAATCCACTAAAGGGTTTGAATTTGGTAGTAGCGGTTTATCGGTCCGTGCATTCGCCCCAATTATTGTGGATAATCAAGTCATTGGCACATTGCAGACAGGTCTTGATAGTCAATTTATCCAGGATTTAAGCGAAAAGCTTTCGGATGTTATTGTTAGTTTATATGATACAGAAGGAATGGTTGTACAATCATCAGATCCGGCAAAAGCAAACAAAGCGTTGGAGTCTAACCTTCTATCAATGGTTCAAAATGGTGAGCAAGCTTTCTATAAAAACGATTCCATTATAGAAACAATTTTACCTATCTATGACCCAACAGGTACTCAAATCATTGCTTCTGTTGGAATTCAACAAGACATTTCATTTTTTGTGCAATCTCAGCAAAAGATTACTTTTATTACATTTATGATTATTATCATCACTGCAGTTTTAGTTATTATTGTTTCCTATTTAATAAGTAGAAGAATTTCTACTCCAATTAAGGAAGTGTCAAATTTCATGGATGAATTGGCGCAAGGGAATCTACAACAAACTCTTAAAGAAAGTAATAGAAAAGACGAAATAGGAAGCTTGATTAATGCTACGAGGATTATGAAGGATAATCTATTCCATGCAATTAGTAGTGTAGCGAATGCAGCAGCAAGCATTAAAGAAAAAGGTGACCTATTAAATGAAACGTCAACAGAAATACAAGTTGGCTCAGAACAAATTAATTCTACAATGCAGGAACTAGCTGCTGGGATCGAAAGTGAAGCACAAAGTATTTCGGATTTAGCATCAAATATGGGTAGCTTTACGGAAACTATTCAACATACAAATCAAAAGGGCAAGGAAATTCAAAAAGCTTCATTAGGAGTTTTAGAATTGACTAATACAGGAACAACCCTCATGCAATCATCCAATGAGCAAATGATAAAAATCGATACAATTATGCAGGAAGCTGTCGGTAAAATGGAGAAGCTAGAAATTCAAACGAAGGAAATTTCTAAGTTGATAGAACTAATTCAACAAATTGCTGATCAAACAAATCTTCTTGCGTTAAATGCCGCCATTGAAGCAGCAAGAGCAGGAGAGCATGGTAAAGGATTTTCTGTTGTAGCAGATGAAGTAAGAAAACTTGCAGAACAGGTTTCAAAATCCGTTTCAGATATTGCTAACATTGTGATCGGAATCCAACAGGAAAGTAATGATGTAGAAGCTTCTTTAAGGGCTGGTTATTCCGAAGTTCAACAAGGTACCATTCAAATTAATTCAACGAACGATACCTTTATTCAAATTAACGCCTCAGTTTCAATAATGGTCGACAACATTTATGAAATTATTTCTCAACTATCTGAGAATGTATCCCTAGTACAACAAATGGACGAAACAATTGAGGAAATAGCGGCAATATCTGAAGAATCTGCAGCATCATCTGAGGAAACTGCAGCCACTGCCAATGAATTTAGCCGTTCTATTGATGAAGTATCAAAGAATGCTTCTGATTTAGATGAGCTTGCAAATAAATTAACGACGTTAGTTGGAAACTTTAAATTATAA
- a CDS encoding 3-hydroxybutyryl-CoA dehydrogenase, whose product MVNKMAVLGAGTMGHGITQLYAQAGFDVYLYDINVEILQDALNKISNNLNLLLQENAITLAEKEKTLQHIFTTTNLEEAVCGSKFITEAVSEKINVKFDLFKQLEEIVDKDAIIASNTSTFSIKQLSEGVQKKDRLIITHFFNPAHLVPLVEVVKSEETAQEIIEHTVAVLKRIGKKSVVLKKDIPGLIANRLQAALVREAFYLLDNGIADAEDIDLAVSAGPGFRWAFIGPLETADFGGLDIWKSVVENLAPVLSKEEKVPPFVKEKVDNGQFGTKTGNGLFTYQGNDEIQQKIRERDIHFIRLLNIKNEEI is encoded by the coding sequence TTGGTAAATAAAATGGCTGTACTAGGTGCGGGAACAATGGGACACGGCATTACTCAACTCTACGCGCAAGCTGGCTTTGATGTTTATTTGTACGATATAAATGTAGAAATTTTACAGGATGCGTTAAATAAAATATCAAATAACTTAAATCTATTGCTTCAAGAAAATGCAATTACACTAGCAGAGAAAGAAAAAACATTACAGCATATTTTCACGACTACCAATCTTGAAGAGGCTGTATGTGGAAGTAAATTTATAACAGAAGCTGTTTCTGAAAAAATAAATGTTAAGTTCGATTTATTTAAGCAATTAGAAGAGATTGTCGACAAGGATGCTATTATCGCTTCTAATACTTCGACGTTTTCGATAAAACAGCTTTCAGAAGGTGTTCAAAAGAAAGACCGACTGATCATTACACATTTTTTCAATCCAGCACATTTAGTTCCGCTTGTTGAGGTGGTAAAGAGCGAGGAAACTGCTCAAGAAATTATTGAGCATACTGTAGCTGTTTTAAAAAGGATTGGTAAGAAATCAGTTGTCTTAAAAAAGGACATCCCTGGTTTAATTGCAAATCGTCTTCAAGCAGCTTTAGTTCGAGAGGCTTTCTATCTTTTAGATAATGGAATAGCAGATGCAGAGGATATTGATTTAGCAGTAAGTGCTGGTCCTGGATTCAGATGGGCATTTATTGGTCCACTGGAAACTGCTGACTTCGGGGGTCTAGATATTTGGAAAAGCGTTGTTGAAAACCTTGCTCCTGTACTATCAAAAGAGGAAAAAGTCCCACCATTTGTTAAAGAAAAAGTAGACAACGGTCAATTTGGTACAAAAACAGGAAATGGATTATTTACTTATCAAGGGAATGACGAGATTCAACAAAAAATTAGAGAAAGAGATATTCATTTTATTAGGTTGTTAAATATTAAAAACGAGGAGATTTAA